CAAGGGACATGCTCGTAATGGTCAACGACAGCAGGGCGCAATCATGTGGCAAGACATCAGATTTGAGAAagaaagtgaaaaagaaaaacctTGTACCTATGTCATAAGTTGACCTAGCATCACACAAAGAATGGTCATCCTTCATTGGATTACTTACTTTTAATTTCTAGATAAATTGTTCAAAACACCCATATGCCACTTGAATTCCCATcttaaatagatatataaatatatagttaAAAAACACAGTATATATTCTAGATAGTGTACTAGGGaaaattacaaagaaatacttagATATATACCTAAAATGCACTTGCATTTCttagttacaaaatgatactcCTACCTCCACAGAACTTTGACAAAAATTAGCCAAACCATTTAtggactatgaattttaagaacaAGACATTTTTGCCCTTTCTTACCATTTAAGTGACTAATTAAAAGACAAAATAGCAAAGGAGCCTAAAAGAAAAGAATCTGGTTGCATCCTAATTCTCCTTGTAGAATCCTAAGAGAACTCAATACATCCACTCATTCCATTCATCTGCTTGTATATGCCAGAAGAACTGATCACAAGCCTCAATTTGTCCTCAACAGTTTGCAAACCACCTAAATTTCATTTTTATCAAAAGAGAAAATAGTGGAAGTGATAAAGATGTAAGACTTGCTTTCGGTGAGCGAGAGAGCATGATGGTGTTCACCATGTTTTTCATATTTCCAAATGCAAGGTACAAAAAGGGTGCAGTACTAATGTGATAACCAAGTAACCAACTAGTCTATGTATGCACTATTTATCAACTTAACATCAAGATGTAACGGAAATGACTTACAAGGTCCATATGCAGATAGTCCTCTATCAGAGTATTGCCCAATAATCTGTAATATGGAAAGAGAAAATAGTAAGTAACAAGCAATATATAATATAGCCCATTATATAAGAAAACAGAACAATGATCTTCATCCTCATATGAGTATTATCTACATAGAAATCAGCAGGCAAGAATTGGTGACTGGTATAGCCATGATAATGAGCAAGGAAACACAGACATGCTTAATTCTGTGTATGCATAGAACAAGAAGAATGCACCTAATCAGAGATGCAATACATATATAAACCAGCAGGATTTTGCAGGCACTGCACCCAATGGAGTACAACACAGAATTGGCCTGACAAAAGTACAAGTACAATGCCAGGTTGGTACAGTTCCATACCAAGGGTGTGCTATTAGGCTAGCACAGATTCTGTGCCCACTACAGTGCCAGAAGATTAAACACTACAAAATTGAAAACATTGCAAACACAGAAATAGATACAAAGAGTGTACTACGACCACATATCATAAGCATAGGGGATAAGAAATATTATAGAGTTCAGATAAGTTACTTTTCATATGCTATTTGAATTCGCTTGTTTTCTAGCTTCATTATCTCGTCAACCCTTTGGCTCTCATATCCATCAACTCTATCAACGAAGCCAAATAGAAACATGTTCTTATCTAGCATTTTTTTGACAAGAGCAGGAACAATAGCAATACCAATCTTTTTTGCATCAATAACAAGAACCTTCAGCCTCTTTAACTCACCTGTTGCAGAAGACATAAACAAATGagtgaaaaaaagaaataaaataataatgttTCTTGCTACCCATGAATTATTTCACTCTGCAAACCTAAAAAAGAACCTTTTTCTTCAGCAAAGGCagtttatatttattattcaatACACAGACCAATGTTAAAGACAAGTCAAAAGTGTGAGAAAAAGGGGTACAATGCATATTTCACCATCAAACCTGAATGACATATCAATGGTACTCAGTGTCTAGTCATGGCCAGATGCACTTTTTCGTTTCATAGTTCACTTATGAGGACAGAAGAGCAAATATGTAAGGAAAAATGcagataaacaagaaagaatttaACAGTGACAAAAATTACCACAGACCTATGTTTCTGATATCTAAGGTAATTAAAATGACTTTAAGAATTAAATATCACCGGCACATACAAAGAGATAAATAAATTTTGAAAGCAGGTTTATATGGTTGAGTCTCATAGAGGCAGTAAAGGCAATAGAagccacccaatctcgttgacagTGCACCTGTAGAAACCATATGGCCTGCATAAAGTAGTCATTCATCACTAATTCTCTCTAATTGtaaaatcaagcatataaaaacTAAAAAGGGAATTATGGTGGTTAGACATACTAATAGAATACAAATAAAGAGACTGCATAAATATGGCCTCGTTAGAGATAGgtttagcctcataaatataagaGAATTTCTTAGCCATCCACATCTTCTTCATGTCTGCCAATGTGGTATGGTTACCCTGCCAGTTCAAGGAACAATGATGTAAGTTCTCTATAAACTAAAACATGCACTTTAGCTTCAAGAAGATCAgcaaaaaatcatacaaaatttgAGAAAAAGAAACTACCTCATTGAACTCATCCACAAGCTCATCAATATCCAACTTGAAAGGTCTGAGGTCCATATCAATATCATCAAGATTCATGCATCCATGTGTCGATGATTATTTGTGCCTGCTGCATATGCAACAACTGCTTGGAGTAACGGCCAGTTAATGCACATAGATTTATAAATTTTGTAATTTAAAACCAATTTTCCATGCataattttctaaatttaaaGTTTGAAGTAAGTTGTTGCAGACAAATAAATAAGAATATTGGGATTCGAGACTGATTAATGAGAAAAAGGTGGACTTGAAGAGGGATTAGAGTTAGTACAAAACCCACCTTTGGTCAGATGAAGAATTATGAAGGCACTAGACTTCCATGATAAGGAGTCCAAATGAAATTGTCGGCAAAGCTCATCGGTTTGGGGTTGGAAAAAAGATCAAAATTGGTCAATTTTTATACAATCAAAATCAGGTTTGGCCAAGGTTGACAAGGTAAGGTCAGGCTGAGAAAATTATTCTAGAATCCAAAAAACATTATGAAAACCACAAAGGTAAAAGAATGAAAGATAAAAAATAGAGCATACATATTAactaaagaagggagaaatcatttATGGTGTACTTGTAGCGTCGTTCATTTCAACTCTAAGTAATTGGTACCATCAAACATGGGGCAACATAAAATACCAAGCAACACATTTTAGATAGTAAAATATCATTCACCagtagaaaataaataaacaaacaacTTCCTTATTGCACATGAGATAGAATCAAATTATATTAACCTTCCAGTGTAAATagtgaaaaataatataaataatcaaGCAATCAATGGAGCACCTACTGTAGAAAGACTCATTGCCACATACTGTTACATGGTAGATGGACAATATATTATGCTCGTCATCATCCTCAGTATATATTTCAAATTAAATAAGTCGATTAGTTTTATTAATCTACAGAATGTAATTAAATAAATTTAGTATACTATCTTATACACATTAAAATAGAGACACTAACTaccaaaaaattattttctaaagaagaaaatatatttaattacatAGACCACATCCCACTGTGCGGTGTAATTGTACATGTGACTAGAAGATCCATAAAAGATTGACACAATTTTTTGGGAAGTGCCAACTGATATAAAATCAACTGCAACGttctgaaaagcaaaccagattatGAACCAACAAAAGGAAAAACCAATGATTTAAAGGTTCAAATGGGATGAAACCGTGATGCTGCCATAAAGTGTCATATAACTAAAAACTtagcaattaaaagaataaacACAGAGATTTTTCAGAGAATGCAAGCTCCAAAAGGCATGGGTATATTTGGAGCGGGGAGACAAAGGTTATATCATCTGCACCACTCCTTGCAATTAATTTGTAAACCATTTGTCTTTAACAGTTCAAGCAAAAATATCTTAGCAATTTAGTTGGACACAATGTGCGAAAACACATCAAACTGTGACATACTTAAGCCAGCTAATCAAAGGTGTGGATCTAGAGCGGTAGAGGCAATTACCTCAGGGCGTCGCTGCACTGCGCAAGGGAtcagaaaagaaaatgttttccTTAGGTTCGAGTTGCGCACCGGGCCAAGCTCGCCGACGATGTCCAGGATCGCCTCGATCTCGTCGGTTGCCTCACCGCTTATATCAGGCGGAAGAGAGCGAGAAGGGTTAGGGTTTGACACTTGGGACGTCTGATCAGTTTGGTCCGTAGGCAAAAGCCAATTGAAGGCGAACCGATTTGGGAATGATCAACCGGACAAAACACAAACCTATACGGAGTCAATTTAGTCTCCCGTTGGGCCTATTCACTAAGACCACCGCGAGTCTGCCGCCGCGTGGAGCGGTTGCCCGCAGCCTTCACAGCGGGAGGCCAAGTGGTGCTTCCCCTCGTCGGAATCACGGCATCGCAGACAAGGACGACGCAGCAAGTAATCGCGGGAAATGAGGAAAAAGAAGCACCAGTTGTTGCATACAGAACATTAAaaatgcatctttatttttttatatgataaaaaaacAATATCTATCATTGCAAAATATCTCATACTTCCATAAGTTGAATTCCTGTATGAGCCTGCAAAACTATGTATAATAGACAAATAATTGTGGCATTGCCTTCATGGCAAATATCtttacaataaaaatatttttaataaaataacaaaTTTAACTGGTGTATAAAGTCCTAACATCAAAAAACACCATTCTTTACCCAAAGCAAGGAAAtcagatatatctttagaataaaACCATACTCTTATGACAATGAATGAGGGTAAAGAAGCATCTTTTGTTGCAAAAGATGCATTAAACAAAATAGAACAaagaacactttttttttttccctctttcaaTGATTAAATATCTTTTTCCGCAAATATCAAGTAAAAAGTTATTCCTTTTCCAACAGACACAACCCGATTTCAATTTTGCTGCTTCATTACAATTTGGTAATGTGATCGGCAAAGACGAGAACAATGCATATCAAGATCACAACACGATTCGGCATTCGGAATGAGGAGGAGGATTTAGTTCGATCACCGAATAAATTCTCAGAGAAGCGGAGAGATTCATAATCATGCCGCTATCACAttgaaaaaaaattctcttttcaCCAAGTAAAAGAAGCTAAGGGGGAAATaatgtaggaaaaaaaaaaaacggagAAAGAGACTGAGTTGGGTTTCTCTCAGACAAATGCCTCGATTCGTCCTCATGCTGAGTGGAATGGATAACATCGGACTCGTCATCTATGTTTACATGTCATCACCGAGAAACCCAACAAATCGACATCTCTTACCACTCCACGACAAATCAAGAAACACGTAACAAGAttgcgagagaaagagagaggaaagaTTCGAACTCACGGATGAAAAGCCGGAGATTACGACAAAGGTCGAGTCTTTGCTCGCCGACCGAGAGCGTCACCAATGGAAGATATAAATAGGGTCAGCAGCCGAAGAACCAGGGTTTCGCTTCTCACCGAAATTACCTTTTTATCTTCCATATTTGTTATAATACGGCACATATAAAAACGGCGtgctataatattatatataatttagatATTATATATTACAAAGTATATGTTAATTATTATTAGTTGAATATTTATAAACTGATTCATATAACCTTTTGCTTCAAATGTGAGATCAAACTTTTGCGCTTCAGTTTATAGTGTTCAATAATAATTCAAAATTCAAGGTTTATTATGTTAGTAGAATCATTATGTTTGATCTAAAATTCTTACATAGAACTAAACTATAAGATTGCTGCAATCTTGCAGACAATAAGGTAAAATTCTTATTCTGTAGGAATGAAGGATCAGCTCGATTAGGAGGCTGCGATGAGAGTCGGCGCCACCGCTTCGGGATGCTGCTCCGTCATCAGGGTGTCCATGGAGGAGGAAGGACGAAATCGTCGGAGGGAATGTCGCGGTTTTTACTGTTCGAGGGAGAACCCGAACCGGTTCCTTATTTAAACCCACGCTTTGAGATCGGTAAAAGGACAGGTGGCCACCTACGGCTGGTTTCCTGTGTGATTTTTGTAAGGAGGGGCTCGGTTTGGTGAGGGGAGGGGAGCCGAAGGGTTTCGGAGGAGTCGTGGGGGGTTTCTTTGCCGCTTCTGCCGCCGGAGCTTCCTCTGTGGTCGTGGACGCCCTCCGCCGTCGGGTTCGACATGAGGACCACCGCGGTTTTCAGTCCACGCTCGTCTTCTGCCGTCTTTCTCCACCATGCGCCTCCTCGAAGCTCCACAGATTGTTCTTTTCGAAACCTTGTACCCATTAGGTTTCATCCTCTGTCTCGGTGCCTTTTCGATTTCTTGTTCAGTTCCTCATAACGATCTGTTGATTTGCTAAAGATATGTGATTTTTTTGGTGGACGTGAATAATGCAGCCAAGTTACTGCCCCACGTCGACAAGACGGCAAGATTGGGGGATGCTCCTCTCCTGGTCGGCGGAGGTGCGTGGTCTTTGGTCGTCTTCATTGTTCTATGATCGTCTGACTCGTTCACTTAATTCTGATTAAATGACTCGGAACCACCAAAATCTGAAACTTTTCTGATGGTGACCGTCTTATCCATGTTTATATTATCTACGTGCGTTAAGTACATTTGATGTTAGTTTTTATAGTTGATGATTATTGAGATGTGCCATAAGAATGAACGAAGATTTTAAGTAAACAGTGTTAGCATACCTGAAAGCACACGGATGGTAGCAAAAATGTTACGAGTCTTGAGAGGAGAAGCTACCAGTTGATGTCAAACGGTAGGATCAATCTTATCACCTTCATGCGTGAATCAGGCACCGTGTGCTTTTATGTTTAGAACCTTTGGGTTAGAGATATGAGATACttaattatgatgaaaaatgacgGTCAACTTGGATTTATTTCGTATGAATCTAATATTGTACATGGATCTCAAGTAGACAATAGACCACACTTCAGAATTTCCTTCGAAATTAATGTATGACGGAAATATAGAAGAAGGATTAACTATCCTAACATGATGGGACAAGGATATTATATACATATTGTGCAAAacaaatgatttcataaatgatCATGGCGATGCCTTATCCAAGGGCTTGTAAATGGTTTATAAACCAGATAGACAAGAAATATAGCACAACCATGCAAAAAGTTACTCCAAAGCCAAGGTTTAGATTGTTGGATTCAGGATTGATCAAATTAGGGTACTTGAGGGATCAGCATTTCTACTGAGAAGACAAATTTGGAGTTCAATGGAGCCGTATTCTTTTATCCCTGTTTCTTTTATGTCTGCTTAATTTTTCATCTAGTTAACTCTTTGAATCTTGTTCTTTTGTCTTTGTTGTGCTTCTCCCAATCCTTAGTCTTTCTTTCCATCTGCTCATGGATTTAAGACAGATCTTTTCCTTTTTGGTGTTGATGCTAGCTAATTCTGAAGCCCTTGAGAAATATGACATAAAAAAATTGCTGGTTCATCTGAATTTTGACAAATATCTGTCAATCTCAattgatttgatccaatccaAGTCATTGCAGGCTATTGCTAATTAGTGTCAGCCAACATTATCTACTTGATTTTGCTCAATGCTCATATGTATTTCTAGTGATGATTTTGGTACCAAATTAGTAATTCCTTAATTCTTCAGCATGATATTTAATGTTTGTAATAGCAGTTTTATAGTGTGCCATAATATCCATAGATCTGATCAGGCACCATATTGTCACCTTGAATCAGCGTCAGAACAGAAACGGAGTTGGTTGTTGAGAGATGGTTGGTGCTcgaatgacaaaaagaaaaaaagaaacttttttttttttcacatttggTTGCTGGTGGGCCTTTTACTTCTTTGAAGTCATTACTGCATAATGCAAAGCACAAAACATTATAATACACAATCATTTATTGATATGTCATATGGTTGTGGCCCTCTTTTCTTCATGCCTTTTGACTTTTTACTCGAATCAGTGATCTGTCTTTGTTTTTATTGTATTCTTGATATGAAAcaagttttttttaatattgataTATGGCTTGTTGCTATGCACCCTTTATAGTTGCAATTGTGGAAATTTGTTCATGTGTGTGCTTCTTGTTACTTCAGGGTTGTTTCTGAGAGGATACGAAAGGGTAGATACAAGAACCAAATCTTTGCTTCCGTAGCAGGTATCTCTAGTTCTATGATTTACCGTAAACTAGTACTATTGATATTTGAGGAAGGTCATGTCTTCTTATCTAAACTTAACTAGTACAACcagtcactttataacaatttttttgggttttttcttgtAGCATTGTTGCAGCAAATCTTTCTAAAATTTTGTTCATGGTTTCATTTAACTGTCAAGGAACCTACCTCTTCTTTTTTGAATCTCTTTTACATTCCAATGGTTGCAACTGTTGTGGTCTCTTTTATTCTACCTTCTCTGATTTCTGTTCCTTTATATCTCTAACTTGTGAGCTTGATAAATTTACTAATTGTTAATGCAAATTTTCCTTGCATTTCAGCTTTTGTCTTGCTCGAATTTTTGCATGAAATGGTTGTCTGTAGACAACTAGTGCCTTATCACTGTCATGTTGTGTTGTAAAGCATTTCAGAATTTTGTTTTAAGAAATAGTTTTTAACATCAATGGCTTGTACCTTGTATTAGTCACATGTTGATAATAGATTGCGTCATTTCTTTTCTTCACACAGATGTCTCTCTTGAGCAGTCCATAGTTGATTCTCCTATTCCAAGAGGTGACATGTGGTCTGTTCATAAATTTGGTGGGACATGTATGGGAACCTCCAAAAGAATTCAGAGTGTTGCTGACATTATCCTGAGTGATTCTTCTGAAAGAAAGTTAGTAGTTGTTTCTGCAATGTCAAAGGTGACAGACACGATGTACGATCTGGTAAACAAGGCTTCATCAAGGGATGACTCTTATATAACAGCAATTGACAATGTTTTTGAGAAGCACATGTTAACAGCAAAGGAACTTCTTGATGGAGAGGATCTAGCCAGATTCTTATCTCAATTGTATAATGACATCAGTAACCTGAAAGCAATGCTTCGTGCCATTTATATAGGTCTTAAGTTACTTCCACTGTTCTTCTTTTCCATTTAATTTTTTAGCTACCGAGCCAATTGGAAATTGCTGGATTAACTGCTAGATAATTTGCCATCACCAATTTTACATCTCTGCTTGTTGATTTTCTGCAGAATATTTAGAAGTTTGTTATATTATCATTGTTATTATTGTTAGAAGCTTATGTAACTTATGGCAGGCTCACTCATTTTAAGCATATACATAACAAGCCTGTGTTCATTGATTAGTTTTTGGCACATTCAATCCAGAAATTGCTAAATGGCTACTGGAAATGGGGCCACTCTTGGCAAAGCCGACATTAAATTGCTTGTGAAGTGTCTATATTATGCTTTGCTTTTGGTTCTATTTAGAAAACCATGTAGTTGATACTGATAATACAAATAGAAGTATTATTGTTGTTCATGGTTATGAATTATGTCTTGCTTTACCTGTTTGGCGAGTAAATTGTGAATACTAACCCATCATGGGAAGTCAATGGTATCATGAACTGTTAATATGATGCAGTGTCGATATGATTaattaataattcatatgagGTTTGGGCATCATCATTTGTATTAATAGTAGCTGAAGTGACTTTAGTGCAGCTAGTCCTAATTCAACATTGCTATGAGTTTGTGTTCCCCTATTCAGTTCAATTTCTAATTGTCCATCTGAGTCAACTTTGTAGAAAGAAAGACATTTGTTTTACTTGGATGCTCAATTAAATCAGGTGTCAAACTATCAGCAGGTTCTTCTTATATGGTAAATCCTAATGAAACTAAGACTGCTCAAAATTAGGTGTCCAGCTCATAATAACTATCTATTTTGATGTTCTTTTATTGGAGACTAGCAACCCACATAGCATCAAAGTCAAGGGTAGAAATTCATTCGTGGAATTATATTTGGCTGAAGAAATCAAAGATATCTATGAAATGTTTTCACTAAGAAACATTAATTTTTTTGGCTAAAGTCTTCCCCTCTGGTTTTGTTTATTCATCCTTGAGGTATCATTATAGCAGCATTTTGTAAACTACCATCTACTAATTAGTTTAAGGTCCAACAATTTTTTTGGTTGTGACTGCTAGGTAGTGAGGTTACTATCCACGCCTCTTTGACATGGGCTTTGGAAGGGCATGACTTAAAAGTTTATCATTGGTATATCTCATACCTAGCTACTATCTGTTGCACACAACATTCATAGATGTCTTGTATGTAACAGAGACACAAATCACATTTCATTTGTGAATTTGTAATCTTGAATAATGTTTTATAGCTTATGACTCCTGCAAGTGTCACATATAGGAACATATTAAAGTTATTTTTCTGGTTTATCCTTGTGGATTTTGAATAATCTTCTTGACAGAAGAATGTGGCCACATGTAGAGTAACACATCTTGAAATTTTTCTGAAAAGCAGGTTTATGATTTACACTGGGAACTTAGTTAGAAATAAACAGAAATCATGCATTTATTCATGGAGTAGATTGTTCTTGTTTTGACAGTTTGAGGAGTTCTACTTGTTTATTTTACATTTTTTTCTTCTCCTGTTGAAGCTATTGTTTCTAAATATGTGCTTCTTAAGCTGCAGTTATGTTGTAAGCTTATCAATCTGTTCTTTTCTGTTTTCTTTCTAATGCCGATTTTCCTTGATGCATTAATTTTAACATCCATATTATATTTTGCAGCTGGTCATGCCACAGAATCTTTCTCAGACTTTGTTGTCGGTCATGGAGAGTTATGGTCTGCTCAAATGTTGTCATATACAATAAAAAAGGTTATTTTTATGCATGACACTTATCTCTGTTAAATACAATAATCTTAGTATAACTGTTTTGGACTGTATCTTCTATGCAGCATGGGAAGCCTTGCTGTTGGATGGACACAAGAGATGTCCTTATTGTAAATCCTACCAGTTCCAATCAAGTTGATCCTGATTATACTGAATCAGAGAGAAGACTTGGGAAGTGGTTTGTTCAGCAGTCTGCTGATATAATCATTGCTACTGGGTTCATTGCAAGTACACCTCAAAATATTCCCACTACTTTGAAGAGAGATGGAAGTGACTTTTCAGCTGCCATACTAGGTGCTCTTGTTAGAGCTCGGCAAGTCACCATCTGGACTGATGTTGATGGTGTATACAGTGCAGATCCGAGAAAAGGTTTGACACTTTCCTCGATTAAACATGCATAGGTTCTCATAACATGCACATGCTTTTTAATCCATATAAAGTATGTCTTCTTTAGtacttttgcaatgtgcatgttGTATCTGTGTTGGATACTAAATACCTCCTGCTTCACTTTTACTTTGGAACATATATTTTGCAATATTTATGCTACTGTTTGGTATGTATATATGGGAAgtgtgtatcatctttgtgagtaTATTGAATGTTCAATTCCGgtaatatatatacattttaaagtttaaacatttcATTTGCTATGAAGGTGAGTGATGTCTTTAATGGTTTCTACATGCATTTGAAGTGTTTTGTCAATGGCGATTATTTATGAAAATGCTTGTTATGCTTGTATAACATGCTATCAATGTTTTTACTTGTTTCATACTTAAATCGATGTTAAACTCAAATAATGGGGACATGTTAGAAAGGGTTTTTAACTGATACCAATAGAATAATGAAGGTGTAGTTAAAAATGGATGGACAAAAAGTTAGGTAGACCATATGTTTTAGATGCCATGGATCTAAAACATATACATGTAATTGTACGATACCccttgaatatatatacatatacatgtatacatatatctatgtatatgtatatatatatatttaaatatatacatatgtatatatacatatatatgtgtatttatatatacatatgtttatctatatgtatatatacatatatatacatatatatatacatatgtatacatatgtatatatatatatatacatatacatacatatatatatatatatatacatacatatatatataagcatgtaCTTTGGAAAACAAAAGCATATAGGAACACAAGTGTCATATTTGACATTTCATTCATATCCAAAGAGCATATAGGAACACATAAGCATGTATTTTGGAAAAACATGTCAAATGAACATAAAGGATGACATGGGATATTGCACTAGATATTTGGATAATAAATTATGCTTCAATTTATTCAAGCAAGATATTTTTTGAAAGATATACGAGCCTACTTTCAGATGAAAcaagttttgtataaattggagttgtTTATAGAGAGTTACAAGTGATCTAGTATAGAGAGGTGAGAACATATTGTCTCTGTTTAGTGGAATTAAAAGGATCAACTAAAATTAACATTTGGGCCGACACTTGcattccaaatcattcaaataagGTACTGAAAGAAAGAGATAagagtct
The DNA window shown above is from Musa acuminata AAA Group cultivar baxijiao chromosome BXJ2-4, Cavendish_Baxijiao_AAA, whole genome shotgun sequence and carries:
- the LOC135611156 gene encoding uncharacterized protein LOC135611156 isoform X2; its protein translation is MNLDDIDMDLRPFKLDIDELVDEFNEGNHTTLADMKKMWMAKKFSYIYEAKPISNEAIFMQSLYLYSISHMVSTGALSTRLGGFYCLYCLYETQPYKPAFKIYLSLCELKRLKVLVIDAKKIGIAIVPALVKKMLDKNMFLFGFVDRVDGYESQRVDEIMKLENKRIQIAYEKLLGNTLIEDYLHMDLGMELELSTLKKMSKEYAEAKELAISEAMGPVDMEDVKHITEDKKLVGDMVDDIVKDWDAQKETFCTQTGISSRNDAVAVDDFDELEHLLNE
- the LOC135611156 gene encoding uncharacterized protein LOC135611156 isoform X3; this encodes MNLDDIDMDLRPFKLDIDELVDEFNEGNHTTLADMKKMWMAKKFSYIYEAKPISNEAIFMQSLYLYSISHMVSTGALSTRLGGFYCLYCLYETQPYKPAFKIYLSLCELKRLKVLVIDAKKIGIAIVPALVKKMLDKNMFLFGFVDRVDGYESQRVDEIMKLENKRIQIAYEKLLGNTLIEDYLHMDLGMELELSTLKKMSKEYAEAKELAISAMGPVDMEDVKHITEDKKLVGDMVDDIVKDWDAQKETFCTQTGISSRNDAVAVDDFDELEHLLNE